The Halorhabdus sp. BNX81 genome includes a region encoding these proteins:
- a CDS encoding metal-dependent hydrolase, with product MELTWHGHSTWSVELANTRLLIDPFFDNPKTSLSPADVESPDFVLLTHGHADHIADVGAFPDATVVATPELAGYIENEHGNETVGMNLGGTVAAGDAFVTMHRADHTNGINTSNEIGSAGMPAGFVISDAEPTRVSDEDSTAFYHAGDTGLMSEMRDVIGPFLEPDAAAVPIGDHFTMGPEQAAVAVDWLDVEYAFPMHYDTFPPIEQDAEAFAREVKAVGSDADVHVLDGDGTFEL from the coding sequence ATGGAACTCACCTGGCACGGTCATTCGACCTGGAGTGTCGAACTCGCAAACACGCGCTTGTTGATCGATCCCTTTTTCGACAACCCGAAGACTTCGCTGTCGCCCGCGGACGTCGAGAGCCCCGACTTCGTGCTGTTGACCCACGGGCACGCCGACCATATCGCCGACGTCGGTGCGTTCCCGGACGCGACCGTCGTCGCGACGCCGGAACTCGCCGGTTACATCGAGAACGAGCACGGCAACGAGACCGTCGGGATGAACCTCGGCGGGACGGTCGCGGCCGGCGACGCCTTCGTGACGATGCACCGAGCCGACCACACGAACGGCATCAACACGTCCAACGAAATCGGCTCAGCCGGGATGCCAGCCGGGTTCGTGATCTCCGACGCCGAACCGACGCGAGTCAGCGACGAGGACTCGACGGCGTTTTACCACGCCGGCGACACCGGTCTGATGTCGGAAATGCGCGACGTGATCGGGCCGTTCCTCGAACCCGACGCCGCGGCCGTCCCGATCGGCGATCATTTCACGATGGGACCGGAGCAGGCCGCCGTCGCCGTCGACTGGCTCGATGTCGAGTACGCCTTCCCGATGCACTACGACACGTTCCCGCCGATCGAACAGGACGCCGAGGCGTTCGCCCGCGAGGTCAAAGCCGTCGGCAGCGACGCAGACGTCCACGTCCTCGACGGCGACGGAACGTTCGAGCTCTAA